A single region of the Neodiprion pinetum isolate iyNeoPine1 chromosome 5, iyNeoPine1.2, whole genome shotgun sequence genome encodes:
- the Arpc4 gene encoding actin-related protein 2/3 complex subunit 4, producing MSATLKPYLTAVRRTLTAAMCLENFSSQDVERHNKPEVEVMSSKELLLTPVMISRNDKERVLIESSINSVRVSISVKQADEIEKILCHKFMRFMMMRAENFVILRRKPIDGYDISFLITNFHTEQMFKHKLVDFVIHFMEEIDKEISEMKLSVNARARICAEEFLKRF from the exons ATG TCGGCAACATTGAAGCCTTATCTAACAGCAGTGCGACGTACACTGACAGCAGCGATGTGtttggaaaacttttcctCCCAGGATGTAGAGCGTCACAATAAGCCAGAGGTGGAGGTGATGTCGAGTAAAGAGCTTCTCCTGACCCCAGTGATGATAAGCAGAAACGACAAAGAAAGGGTGCTGATTGAATCCAGCATCAATAGTGTCAGAGTTAGCATATCTGTCAAACAGGCTGATGAGATTGAAAAGATATTATGCCACAAATTTATGAGGTTTATGATGATGCGTGCTGAGAATTTTGTTATACTTAGGAGGAAACCAATAGAT GGGTACGATATCAGTTTTCTAATCACAAACTTCCACACTGAACAAATGTTCAAGCACAAGCTCGTTGACtttgttattcatttcatGGAAGAAATAGACAAGGAAATCAGCGAAATGAAACTATCTGTGAACGCGAGAGCTCGAATCTGTGCAGAGGAATTTTTAAAAAGG TTTTAG